The following proteins come from a genomic window of Vanessa tameamea isolate UH-Manoa-2023 chromosome 6, ilVanTame1 primary haplotype, whole genome shotgun sequence:
- the LOC113393594 gene encoding larval cuticle protein 1-like yields the protein MKVIIVALALVAVVAAHPVAETEPIKILRSQFDATPEGGYAFDFETENGIKRSEQGEVREALDEENKPHPVVVVRGSYSYVDVNGNPDTITYYADETGYHPEGASIPKVPSPSRR from the exons ATGAAAGTG ATCATTGTCGCCCTCGCCCTTGTGGCTGTTGTCGCTGCTCACCCCGTCGCAGAAACTGAACCAATTAAAATTCTTCGCTCACAATTTGATGCCACTCCTGAAGGTGGCTACGCTTTCGA cttCGAAACAGAAAATGGCATCAAACGCTCTGAGCAGGGCGAAGTAAGGGAAGCTCTTGACGAGGAAAACAAGCCTCACCCTGTCGTAGTAGTCCGTGGATCTTACTCATACGTCGATGTAAACGGTAACCCCGACACCATTACCTACTATGCTGACGAGACCGGTTACCATCCCGAGGGAGCCTCCATCCCCAAGGTCCCATCCCCATCCAGGAGATAA
- the LOC113393574 gene encoding origin recognition complex subunit 3, with amino-acid sequence MESTTSVSKGVFLFSNGFKKTKHSKKKPKRNPFESLSKDSWYKTFKYNWNVVENQLKELHEQTYSILLNDIVSYVKLVNQEHEYSTLEGIIPSATLLTGVNQPDYVNQFLALIDRIREDVTPHVALINSQDAQTVKHLVESAVWQLIHGQDVLDNSANDSFEKDSSERFKLKKNQCTLKTLLNWYQAKYVKQSPKKYKPVAKKTLVIIMPDFESFNCNILQDFVMIISSYVQSLPLVLIFGVATSVSALHKSFPYHVSSKLLIKVFHSHPSHVYMNQVLENIFLSHTSPFHLSGKAFELMTDVFLFYDFSVTGLIQSIKYCMIDHYYGDNIKSLCCVPEQLDEAINNLTKDDLENIRQLLSFRPFLEVQDCETKIGLFEDDNFFREILSKEINKLHDYVHSFYLCIRLLSTFVKDLPKNTLGKTVRELYAKCSLECVTSTQPFKECMQLLNFQSQIKLGETIKAALKDVNTCLQVTSPIKPLRSTPSKNNIHNITLKNDLGQDFAKTIKIHLMTFLRQIENASNDASVFTNTDMDTENDLDNVNIPGNRYKLKEKLLRATRVEKIQSEYEMIRARFVCYLEEVFTKSLQPPHTQTFHEILFFSDVANVKKQIVGSPRGALHTALSNPIHYLQCTCCHLSSVDSISDTLPDVSIAYKLHRECGKHINLYDWLQAFAAVLRPDEDDEDRYKDVNIQVRFTRAVSELQFLGFIKSSKRKTDHVMRLTW; translated from the exons ATGGAATCAACTACCTCAGTTTctaag GGtgtgtttttgttttcaaatggttttaaaaaaacaaagcatTCGAAAAAGAAACCGAAACGCAATCCATTTGAAAGTTTATCCAAAGACTCCTGgtataaaacattcaaatataactGGAACGTAGTCGAAAATCAGTTAAAG gaactTCATGAGCAAACATATAGCATTCTGTTGAATGATATTGTAAGCTATGTCAAGTTGGTGAATCAGGAGCATGAGTACAGTACATTGGAGGGAATTATACCTAGTGCCACATTATTGACTGGGGTCAATCAGCCAGACTATGTCAATCAGTTTCTGGCCCTTATAGATAGAATTAG gGAAGATGTTACACCACATGTTGCATTGATAAATTCACAAGATGCTCAAACGGTTAAACATTTAGTGGAGAGTGCTGTTTGGCAGTTAATACACGGACAGGATGTGCTG gaTAACTCTGCTAATGACAGTTTTGAAAAAGATTCGAGTGAAAGATTTAAATTGAAGAAGAATCAATGTACATTGAAAACTTTGCTCAATTGGTATCAAGCAAAATACGTGAAACAATCGCCAAAGAAATATAAGCCTGTcgcaaaaaaaactttagttatAATAATGCCAGATTTTGAGagctttaattgtaatatattgcaggattttgtaatgattataag ttcCTATGTGCAATCCTTGCCATTAGTATTGATTTTTGGAGTAGCAACATCAGTTTCAGCTCTACATAAATCCTTTCCATACCATGTCTCATCAAAGTTGCTAATTAAAGTGTTTCATTCTCATCCGTCACATGTTTATATGAATCAA GTTTTAGAAAACATTTTCTTATCTCACACAAGTCCATTCCACTTGAGTGGCAAAGCGTTTGAATTGATGACAGATGTATTTCTCTTCTATGATTTCTCTGTCACCGGCCTCATTCAGAGTATTAAG TACTGTATGATTGATCACTATTATGGCGATAATATTAAATCACTATGTTGTGTTCCGGAACAACTTGATGAGGCAATCAATAATCTCACTAAAGatgatttagaaaatataagacAATTATTATCTTTCCGGCCCTTCTTGGAGGTACAGGATTGTGAAACTAAAATCGGTCTTTTTGAGGATGATAATTTTTTCAGAGAAATTTTGtctaaggaaataaataaacttcatgACTATGTACATAGTTTTTATCTGTGTATACGGTTACTTTCCACTTTTGTAAAGGATCTACCAAAGAATACACTTGGAAAAACT gtAAGGGAACTTTACGCCAAATGTTCATTAGAATGTGTAACAAGTACACAACCATTTAAAGAGTGCATGCAGTTATTGAATTTTCAATCACAAATAAAACTGGGAGAAACTATAAAAGCTGCACTTAAAGACGTCAATACATGCCTACAAGTAACCTCACCAATAAAACCTCTACGATCAACtccatctaaaaataatattcacaacATTACTTTGAAGAACGATCTTGGTCAAGATTTcgctaaaacaataaaaattcatttaatgaCGTTCTTGAGGCAAATAGAGAATGCAAGCAATGATGCTTCGGTATTTACCAATACTGATATGGACACCGAAAATGATTTGGACAATGTTAATATACCTGGTAATAGGTATAAATTGAAAGAG aaATTGTTGAGAGCCACGAGAGTTGAAAAAATCCAGTCTGAATATGAAATGATACGGGCTAGATTTGTGTGTTATTTAGAGGAAGTTTTTACAAAAAGCTTGCAGCCGCCGCACACGCAAACGTTTCACGAAATATTGTTCTTCAGTGACGTGGCCAATGTTAAGAAACAAATTGTGGGCTCTCCCCGAGGAGCACTGCACACAGCCCTCAGTAACCCAATCCATTATTTGCAG TGTACCTGCTGCCATTTGTCTTCAGTAGACAGTATTTCAGATACATTACCTGATGTGTCAATAGCGTACAAGTTACACCGTGAATGTGGCAAACATATCAACTTGTACGACTGGCTGCAAGCCTTCGCTGCTGTGCTACGACCCGATGAAGACGATGAGGACCGATACAAGGACGTTAATATTCA AGTTCGATTTACGCGTGCCGTATCGGAGCTACAGTTTCttggttttataaaatcatCTAAAAGAAAGACTGACCATGTCATGCGCCTGACTTGGTGA